Proteins encoded by one window of Kribbella italica:
- a CDS encoding carboxylesterase/lipase family protein → MASTDLVVTTPAGPIRGDATEYGAVFRAVPYAAPPVGEHRFRPPAPVSPWTEIRDTRSTGPTAPQAAASGPLADLLPNLVVPGDDYLHANVWTPDPTGSAPVMVFIHGGAFVSGSNALSGYDGTAFARDGVVFVTINYRLGADGFLWFGDGVPNLGLLDQVAALTWVRDTITSFGGDPGNVTVMGESAGAMSIGALLTMPAAEGLFHRAILESGAGHHAISPGAARNVGRRLAKVLGVPATREGVGTASSAALIAAQSQVSAQLPKTPFRRIWGEVATNLMPFEPVVDGEVLPQLPIKAIEAGAGAGVDVLVGYNTQEARLFFLTVPDRGVVPRLMTAVMGRLFGLRRKDLAAYRGWADGPARDHDAMIAMLTDAIYRIPALRLAEAHGRAHVYRFAWQSPARDGRLGASHGLELPYVFDNLDNADWRGMLVGQGASDVATRMHNSWVAFAKTGDPGWPTYSPQRRVEQEFGGADQLVTDHHPASRELWAGRR, encoded by the coding sequence ATGGCATCGACCGACCTCGTCGTCACCACTCCCGCCGGACCGATCCGTGGCGATGCCACGGAGTACGGCGCCGTCTTCCGGGCCGTACCGTACGCCGCGCCGCCGGTCGGCGAGCACCGGTTCCGGCCACCGGCCCCTGTGAGCCCGTGGACCGAGATCCGGGACACCCGATCGACCGGCCCGACCGCTCCGCAGGCCGCCGCGTCCGGTCCGCTGGCCGACCTGCTCCCGAACCTCGTCGTCCCCGGCGACGACTACCTCCACGCCAATGTCTGGACCCCGGATCCAACGGGGTCGGCGCCGGTCATGGTGTTCATCCACGGTGGCGCGTTCGTCAGCGGGTCCAACGCGCTCAGCGGGTACGACGGAACGGCGTTCGCGCGGGACGGTGTCGTGTTCGTGACGATCAACTACCGGCTTGGCGCCGACGGGTTCCTCTGGTTCGGCGACGGCGTACCGAACCTCGGGCTGCTCGACCAGGTCGCCGCGCTGACCTGGGTGCGCGACACGATCACGAGCTTCGGCGGTGACCCCGGAAACGTCACGGTGATGGGCGAATCGGCGGGCGCGATGAGCATCGGGGCGCTCCTCACGATGCCGGCCGCCGAGGGCCTGTTCCACCGGGCGATCCTGGAGTCCGGCGCGGGCCACCACGCGATCTCGCCGGGCGCGGCCCGCAACGTCGGCCGGCGGCTCGCCAAGGTCCTGGGAGTGCCGGCGACCCGCGAAGGAGTCGGTACGGCGAGCTCCGCCGCGCTGATCGCGGCGCAGTCGCAGGTGTCCGCGCAGCTGCCCAAGACGCCGTTCCGCCGGATCTGGGGTGAGGTCGCGACCAACCTGATGCCGTTCGAGCCGGTGGTCGACGGCGAGGTGCTGCCGCAGCTCCCGATCAAGGCGATCGAAGCCGGCGCCGGCGCGGGCGTCGACGTACTGGTCGGGTACAACACGCAGGAGGCGCGGCTGTTCTTCCTGACCGTCCCCGACCGTGGCGTCGTTCCTCGACTGATGACGGCGGTGATGGGCCGGCTGTTCGGGCTCCGCCGCAAGGACCTCGCGGCCTACCGTGGGTGGGCCGACGGACCGGCGCGGGACCATGACGCGATGATCGCCATGCTGACCGACGCCATCTACCGGATTCCGGCCCTCCGGCTGGCGGAGGCGCACGGCAGGGCTCACGTGTACCGGTTCGCCTGGCAGTCGCCGGCGCGCGACGGCCGGCTGGGTGCGTCCCACGGGCTCGAACTGCCGTACGTGTTCGACAACCTGGACAACGCCGACTGGCGCGGGATGCTGGTGGGTCAGGGCGCAAGCGACGTCGCGACCCGGATGCACAACAGCTGGGTGGCCTTCGCCAAGACCGGCGATCCCGGCTGGCCGACGTACTCGCCGCAACGCCGGGTCGAGCAGGAGTTCGGCGGCGCCGACCAGTTGGTCACCGACCACCACCCGGCCAGTCGCGAGCTGTGGGCCGGACGGCGTTAG
- a CDS encoding IclR family transcriptional regulator has protein sequence MSSPSAIDKTLMVLDAVLEHSRFTDVVTATGLAKSTVHRIMASLVEHEFVAQSEDGSYHPGPKALRLAGHALTNVDLATVARPVLADLVAQTRCTVHVGLLNGDEAIYVARLDGPKPYRMPSRVGKAFWLHCTGIGKALLAEMDDDTLNALITRTGLPARTPLTHTTAAGLKADLAQVKARGYALDDEENEPGIRCVAAVIHDHTAAAIAAVSISTLSLEQSIAQVALMAPAAIEAARKISAALGYLEPTH, from the coding sequence ATGAGTTCGCCCTCGGCCATCGACAAGACGCTGATGGTGCTCGACGCCGTCCTCGAGCACTCCCGGTTCACCGACGTCGTGACGGCCACCGGCCTGGCCAAGTCGACGGTGCACCGGATCATGGCGTCGCTGGTCGAGCACGAGTTCGTCGCGCAGTCCGAGGACGGCTCGTACCACCCGGGCCCGAAGGCGCTGCGGCTCGCCGGCCACGCGCTGACGAACGTCGATCTGGCCACGGTGGCGCGGCCGGTGCTCGCCGACCTGGTCGCGCAGACGCGCTGCACGGTGCACGTCGGCCTGCTGAACGGCGACGAGGCGATCTACGTCGCCCGCCTGGACGGCCCGAAGCCGTACCGGATGCCGTCGCGCGTGGGGAAGGCGTTCTGGCTGCACTGCACCGGGATCGGCAAGGCGCTGCTGGCGGAGATGGACGATGACACGCTCAACGCGCTGATCACCCGGACCGGACTGCCGGCCCGTACGCCGCTCACGCACACCACCGCGGCCGGGTTGAAGGCGGACCTGGCCCAGGTGAAGGCTCGCGGCTACGCGCTGGACGACGAGGAGAACGAGCCGGGCATCCGCTGCGTCGCGGCCGTGATCCACGACCACACCGCAGCGGCGATCGCGGCGGTGAGCATCTCGACGTTGTCGCTGGAGCAGTCGATCGCGCAGGTCGCGCTGATGGCCCCGGCCGCGATCGAAGCCGCCCGGAAGATCTCAGCGGCGCTGGGCTACCTGGAGCCCACTCACTAA
- a CDS encoding SDR family oxidoreductase, with amino-acid sequence MTVFSLKGRTALVTGARRGIGAAIAAGYAAAGADLILLARDAALEDTLEAIKQNGGGEATVVTADFAAPAAVEQVATQIARERRIDILVNNAGTIRRAPAAGTATPDWQHVIDVNLNSTWAVTRPIGAAMVQHGAGKIVTIASLLSFQGGVTVPAYTASKHAVAGLTKALANEWGAAGVQVNAIAPGYISTDNTTELRADPAREAAIRDRIPAGRWGRPEDLVGAAVFLASAASDYVNGHVLAVDGGWLAR; translated from the coding sequence GTGACCGTCTTCTCCCTGAAGGGACGGACCGCCCTGGTGACCGGGGCGCGGCGCGGGATCGGTGCGGCGATCGCCGCCGGGTACGCCGCGGCCGGCGCCGACCTGATCCTGCTCGCCCGCGACGCCGCGCTCGAGGACACCCTCGAGGCGATCAAGCAGAACGGCGGCGGCGAGGCGACGGTCGTCACCGCGGACTTCGCCGCCCCCGCGGCCGTCGAGCAGGTCGCCACTCAGATCGCCCGCGAGCGCCGGATCGACATCCTGGTCAACAACGCGGGCACGATCCGCCGCGCGCCCGCGGCCGGAACCGCGACCCCCGACTGGCAGCACGTGATCGACGTGAACCTGAACTCCACCTGGGCGGTCACCCGCCCGATCGGCGCGGCGATGGTCCAGCACGGCGCCGGCAAGATCGTCACGATCGCCTCGCTGCTCAGTTTCCAGGGCGGCGTCACCGTGCCCGCCTACACTGCGAGCAAGCACGCGGTCGCGGGACTGACCAAGGCGCTGGCCAACGAGTGGGGAGCGGCCGGCGTCCAGGTGAACGCGATCGCGCCGGGCTACATCAGTACCGACAACACGACCGAACTGCGGGCCGACCCGGCGCGCGAGGCGGCCATCCGGGACCGCATCCCGGCCGGCCGCTGGGGTCGGCCGGAGGACCTGGTCGGGGCCGCGGTGTTCCTGGCCTCGGCGGCGTCGGACTACGTGAACGGCCATGTGCTCGCCGTCGACGGCGGCTGGCTCGCGAGATAG
- the kduI gene encoding 5-dehydro-4-deoxy-D-glucuronate isomerase: protein MNSPLQVRHATHPAQIPGFDTAGLREHYLVDDLFTPDAVTAVLTHHDRIVLAGARPVSGPLTLGTWPELRSEYFLERREAGIVNVGGPGTVSVDGTKFELTTGACLYAGRGAREVVFEGTDAAFYLFSAAAHTAYPTALVQPGEGNRLELGDQQTANRRTIDQYIHATGVQSCQIVLGVTTLHAGSTWNTMPSHTHDRRTECYLYFGLPETERIVHLLGEPEETRHLLVADREAIISPSWSIHSGVGTSSYSFVWAMAGENQAFADMDGVDVTELR from the coding sequence ATGAATTCGCCTCTCCAGGTTCGTCACGCCACTCACCCCGCCCAGATCCCCGGGTTCGACACCGCGGGCCTTCGCGAGCACTACCTGGTCGACGACCTGTTCACCCCGGACGCGGTCACCGCGGTGCTCACCCACCACGACCGGATCGTGCTGGCCGGCGCCCGCCCGGTCTCCGGCCCGCTCACCCTCGGCACCTGGCCGGAGCTGCGCAGCGAGTACTTCCTCGAGCGCCGCGAGGCCGGCATCGTCAACGTCGGCGGCCCCGGCACGGTGAGCGTCGACGGCACCAAGTTCGAGCTGACCACCGGTGCCTGCCTGTACGCCGGGCGCGGCGCGCGCGAGGTCGTCTTCGAGGGCACCGACGCCGCGTTCTACCTGTTCAGTGCGGCCGCGCACACGGCGTACCCGACGGCTCTCGTGCAGCCCGGCGAGGGCAACCGGCTCGAGCTCGGCGACCAGCAGACCGCGAACCGGCGCACGATCGACCAGTACATCCACGCGACCGGCGTGCAGAGCTGCCAGATCGTGCTCGGCGTCACCACCCTGCACGCCGGCAGCACCTGGAACACGATGCCCTCGCACACCCACGACCGCCGGACCGAGTGCTACCTGTACTTCGGCCTGCCGGAGACCGAGCGGATCGTGCACCTGCTCGGCGAGCCCGAGGAGACCCGGCACCTGCTGGTCGCCGACCGCGAGGCGATCATCTCGCCGAGCTGGTCGATCCACTCCGGCGTCGGCACGTCGTCGTACAGCTTCGTGTGGGCGATGGCCGGCGAGAACCAGGCCTTCGCCGACATGGACGGCGTCGACGTGACGGAGCTGCGGTGA
- a CDS encoding sodium:solute symporter family protein, protein MTALDWTVLAGYFVLMVLIGLWSRTKIKTVVDYFTTGGRIPWWLSGISHHMSGYSAVMFVAFAAVAYTYGITVYVWWAVSIGVGVGIGAFVFAARWNRLRAKHGVVSPLEYLAQRYNLPTQQVLAYSGAALKVVDIASKWVAIAVLLNGFTGVPMRWGILLTGVVTMLYATLGGLWADVLTDFGQFVIQAAAGIAMFVGVLRHLDGVPTLWKMWDQLPEGHGDALNGPYTPIFLIAFLFIKTFEYNGGMWNLAQRYMAAPSGSEAKRSALLSSILWLVWPLVLFIPMCAAPLLVPDLGKPEQSYVELAQLLLPSGLIGLVLAGFFSHTMAMVASDANVISSVITRDLGPVLVPKLRRLSDAATLKFARITTFTFVTVSMLIAILTNGQGVVLKIVVDLVAATMGPISIPLMLGLLPWFRRCGSRAAIASWAAGLIVWAVVKWGIGSTDTTMVVALPLATSLVVYVGLGLLMPERRDSVDVLLDSLNSDPDENDEVLARRAAANAAD, encoded by the coding sequence ATGACCGCACTGGACTGGACGGTCCTGGCCGGCTACTTCGTGCTGATGGTGCTGATCGGCCTCTGGTCGCGCACCAAGATCAAGACCGTCGTCGACTACTTCACGACCGGCGGCCGGATCCCCTGGTGGCTGTCCGGCATCTCGCACCACATGTCCGGCTACAGCGCCGTCATGTTCGTCGCCTTCGCCGCGGTCGCCTACACCTACGGCATCACCGTGTACGTCTGGTGGGCGGTCTCGATCGGCGTCGGCGTCGGGATCGGCGCGTTCGTGTTCGCCGCGCGCTGGAACCGGCTGCGCGCCAAGCACGGAGTCGTGTCGCCGCTGGAGTACCTTGCCCAGCGCTACAACCTGCCGACCCAGCAGGTGCTCGCGTACTCCGGCGCCGCGCTCAAGGTGGTCGACATCGCGTCCAAGTGGGTCGCGATCGCCGTACTGCTGAACGGGTTCACCGGCGTACCGATGCGGTGGGGCATCCTGCTGACCGGCGTGGTCACGATGCTGTACGCGACGCTCGGCGGGCTGTGGGCGGACGTGCTCACCGACTTCGGGCAGTTCGTCATCCAGGCCGCGGCCGGGATCGCGATGTTCGTCGGCGTCCTGCGGCACCTGGACGGCGTACCGACGTTGTGGAAAATGTGGGACCAGTTGCCCGAGGGGCACGGTGACGCGCTGAACGGGCCGTACACACCGATCTTCCTGATTGCGTTCCTGTTCATCAAAACCTTCGAGTACAACGGCGGCATGTGGAACCTGGCCCAGCGCTACATGGCCGCGCCGTCGGGCTCGGAGGCCAAGCGGTCCGCGCTGCTGTCGTCGATCCTGTGGCTGGTCTGGCCGCTGGTGCTGTTCATCCCGATGTGTGCCGCGCCGCTGCTGGTCCCGGACCTCGGCAAGCCCGAGCAGTCGTACGTCGAACTGGCGCAACTGCTGCTGCCGAGCGGCCTGATCGGCCTGGTGCTGGCCGGGTTCTTCTCGCACACGATGGCGATGGTCGCCTCCGACGCGAACGTGATCTCGTCGGTGATCACCCGCGACCTCGGCCCGGTGCTGGTGCCGAAGCTGCGCCGGCTGTCCGACGCCGCGACGCTGAAGTTCGCCCGGATCACGACGTTCACGTTCGTGACGGTGAGCATGCTGATCGCGATCCTCACCAACGGGCAGGGCGTCGTCCTGAAGATCGTCGTCGACCTGGTGGCCGCGACGATGGGCCCGATCTCGATCCCGCTGATGCTCGGGTTGCTGCCCTGGTTCCGGCGCTGTGGCTCGCGGGCGGCGATCGCCTCGTGGGCGGCCGGGCTGATCGTCTGGGCGGTCGTGAAGTGGGGCATCGGGTCGACCGACACCACGATGGTGGTGGCGTTGCCGCTGGCAACTTCCCTGGTCGTGTACGTCGGGCTCGGCCTGCTGATGCCGGAACGCCGCGACTCCGTCGACGTCCTGCTCGACTCGCTGAACAGCGACCCGGACGAGAACGACGAGGTGCTCGCCAGGCGAGCGGCCGCCAACGCGGCGGACTGA
- the add gene encoding adenosine deaminase, which yields MLPLVDLHRHLEGSIRSSTVLDVAERTGHKSVRRTALVADDNQTGLLPYLDKVDLAIGVLTGLDDWSRAAREAVDDAFDDGLELLELRFCPGIIAHETGLAPEAVIDAVADAVAEQAKKRQLTVGLIGIVVRHLGADSAAAQMASLLARKERFCAVDLAGDEANFPATLFADAFSQARQAGLHVTIHAGEAAGPESVWDAVRELKAERIGHGVRAAEDPRLMEWLAAHGVTLEVSLTSNTQTGAAPSYAEHQIHTLLAAGVPVALCTDNPRASNVRLSQEHRTALAEVGLTPQQLTTVAEQSVIAAFVE from the coding sequence ATGCTTCCTCTGGTTGATCTGCATCGGCATCTCGAAGGGTCGATCCGGAGCAGCACCGTGCTCGACGTCGCCGAACGGACGGGCCACAAGTCCGTACGGCGAACCGCTTTGGTGGCCGACGACAACCAAACCGGGCTGCTGCCCTACCTGGACAAGGTCGATCTCGCGATCGGTGTGCTGACCGGCCTCGACGACTGGAGCCGGGCCGCGCGGGAGGCCGTGGACGACGCGTTCGACGATGGGCTGGAGCTGCTCGAGCTGCGGTTCTGCCCGGGGATCATCGCGCACGAGACCGGACTGGCGCCTGAGGCAGTCATCGACGCGGTCGCGGATGCGGTCGCCGAGCAGGCGAAGAAGCGGCAGCTGACAGTCGGGCTGATCGGCATCGTGGTGCGGCATCTCGGCGCCGACTCGGCCGCCGCGCAGATGGCGAGTCTGCTGGCGCGCAAGGAGCGGTTCTGCGCGGTCGACCTGGCCGGTGACGAGGCGAACTTCCCCGCCACGCTGTTCGCGGACGCGTTCTCCCAGGCGAGGCAGGCGGGACTGCACGTGACGATTCACGCCGGCGAGGCGGCCGGGCCGGAGAGCGTTTGGGACGCCGTACGGGAACTCAAAGCGGAACGCATCGGGCACGGCGTGCGGGCTGCTGAGGATCCTCGGTTGATGGAGTGGCTGGCCGCGCACGGGGTGACGCTGGAGGTGTCGCTCACGAGCAACACCCAGACCGGTGCGGCGCCGAGCTACGCGGAGCACCAGATCCACACGTTGCTGGCCGCGGGGGTGCCCGTGGCGTTGTGCACGGACAATCCGCGGGCCAGCAACGTGCGGTTGTCACAGGAGCACCGGACGGCGCTCGCCGAGGTCGGGCTCACACCACAGCAGCTCACAACCGTTGCCGAGCAGTCGGTCATCGCCGCATTCGTGGAGTGA
- a CDS encoding aspartate-semialdehyde dehydrogenase, which produces MRVGVFGATGQVGGVMRELLVERNFPIDEIRYFASARSAGTELPYGDTKVTVEDSATADFSGLDLALFSNGKTASKELAPKVAATGAIVVDNSSGWRMDPDVPLVVAEVNPEDLDVLPKGIVANPNCTTMAAMPVLAPLHREARLTRLVVSTYQAVSGSGGAGVRELADQTAGLVDGADRLARGTDGVTLPQPTVYAGPIAFNVLPLAGSIVADGSGETDEEQKLRNESRKILHLPDLPVAGTCVRVPVFTGHSLSIHVEFAEPITPERATELLAAAPGVELADLPTPLAAAGQDPSYVGRIRQDQSVPGGRGLVLFVSNDNLRKGAALNAVQIAELLQKR; this is translated from the coding sequence ATGCGAGTAGGAGTTTTCGGAGCGACAGGTCAGGTCGGCGGCGTGATGCGGGAGCTGCTGGTCGAACGGAACTTCCCCATCGACGAGATCCGGTACTTCGCGTCCGCGCGGTCCGCGGGCACCGAGCTGCCGTACGGCGACACCAAGGTCACCGTCGAGGACTCCGCCACGGCGGACTTCTCCGGGCTCGACCTCGCGCTGTTCTCCAACGGCAAGACGGCCTCCAAGGAGCTCGCTCCGAAGGTCGCCGCGACCGGCGCGATCGTGGTCGACAACTCGTCCGGCTGGCGGATGGACCCCGACGTCCCGCTGGTCGTTGCCGAGGTCAACCCCGAGGACCTCGACGTACTGCCGAAGGGCATCGTCGCCAACCCGAACTGCACGACCATGGCCGCGATGCCGGTCCTCGCGCCGCTGCACCGCGAGGCACGGTTGACCCGGCTCGTCGTCTCGACGTACCAGGCGGTGTCGGGCTCCGGCGGCGCCGGCGTCCGGGAGCTGGCCGACCAGACCGCGGGACTCGTCGACGGCGCCGATCGGCTGGCCCGCGGCACCGACGGCGTCACGCTCCCGCAGCCGACCGTGTACGCCGGCCCGATCGCGTTCAACGTGCTCCCGCTGGCCGGCTCGATCGTTGCCGACGGCTCCGGTGAGACCGACGAGGAGCAGAAGCTCCGCAACGAGAGCCGCAAGATCCTGCACCTGCCCGACCTCCCGGTCGCCGGCACCTGCGTTCGCGTCCCGGTCTTCACCGGCCACTCGCTGAGCATCCACGTCGAGTTCGCGGAGCCCATCACCCCCGAGCGCGCGACCGAGCTCCTCGCCGCGGCGCCGGGCGTCGAGCTGGCCGACCTCCCGACGCCGCTGGCGGCGGCCGGCCAGGACCCGTCGTACGTGGGTCGTATCCGCCAGGACCAGTCGGTGCCCGGTGGTCGTGGCCTGGTCCTGTTCGTCTCGAACGACAACCTCCGCAAGGGCGCGGCGCTCAACGCCGTACAGATTGCCGAGCTGCTGCAGAAGCGCTGA
- a CDS encoding helix-turn-helix domain-containing protein: MKPEELDALIAGNVRAARARLRLRQEDLADEIGWSRPTVSSLEAGTRRITVADAVALCRALRLTLPELLRGAPAEVFEALGVTPA; encoded by the coding sequence ATGAAGCCGGAGGAGCTGGACGCCCTGATCGCGGGCAACGTGCGTGCGGCCCGCGCTCGCCTCCGCCTGCGGCAGGAGGACCTCGCCGACGAAATCGGTTGGTCCCGGCCCACCGTTTCCTCGCTCGAGGCCGGCACGCGCCGGATCACCGTGGCCGACGCGGTCGCGCTCTGCCGGGCGCTGAGGCTCACGCTGCCCGAGTTGCTGCGTGGTGCACCCGCTGAGGTCTTCGAAGCACTGGGCGTCACCCCCGCCTGA
- a CDS encoding AMP-dependent synthetase/ligase, whose product MKPVADGPQLALLSSRKEHLAQMFFDRVAATPNREAFRHPVTDGWASVTWQQTDELVRRRGAGLIALGVEPEQRVAVAANTRLEWVQCYLAAVVVAAATTTIYPTTMSADVAYIVADADVQVVFAEDASQVDKLREHKAEIPSVHKVVLIDGEPDPQDGDWVISVAALDELGARYLDEHPSAIDERVEQIKPEHLCTLVYTSGTTGRPKGVRLPHSVWTYEGAAVEGIRVLSPDDLQYLWLPLSHVFGQVLLAVQFQIGFATAIDGRVDKIVENAAVVQPTFMAAAPRVFEKAHGRIVTMMEADGGAKLKLFHWAFGVGAEVSKLRQAGKEPSGVLAAKYSLADKLVLSKIRARFGGRIRFFVSGSAALDKKLAEWFHAAGLLILEGYGLSETAAGSTLNRPENYRLGSVGPIFPAAEFKIAEDGEILIKGPGVMSGYHNLPDQTAEVIDTDGWFHTGDIGHFEDEFLFITDRKKDLFKTSGGKYVAPQVIEGRFKMICPYASQFLVHGSQRNFVSALVTLDPDAIVAWAEANGLAGKSYAEIAASDAARTMVQGYVDELNAGLNRWETIKKFTILDRDLTVEGGEMTPSLKLKRKHVETQYGDLLDKMYN is encoded by the coding sequence ATGAAGCCCGTTGCCGACGGTCCGCAGCTCGCGCTGCTCAGCTCTCGAAAAGAACATCTGGCGCAGATGTTCTTCGACCGCGTGGCGGCCACGCCCAACCGGGAGGCGTTCCGGCACCCCGTCACCGACGGCTGGGCCTCCGTCACCTGGCAGCAGACCGACGAGCTCGTACGCCGGCGCGGCGCGGGCCTGATCGCCCTCGGCGTCGAACCCGAGCAGCGCGTCGCCGTCGCCGCGAACACCCGGCTCGAGTGGGTGCAGTGCTACCTGGCCGCGGTCGTCGTCGCGGCCGCGACGACGACGATCTACCCGACGACGATGTCCGCCGACGTCGCGTACATCGTCGCCGACGCCGACGTCCAGGTCGTCTTCGCCGAGGACGCCAGTCAGGTCGACAAGCTGCGCGAGCACAAGGCCGAGATCCCGTCGGTCCACAAGGTCGTGCTGATCGACGGCGAACCCGACCCGCAGGACGGCGACTGGGTGATCAGCGTCGCCGCGCTCGACGAGCTCGGCGCGCGGTACCTCGACGAGCACCCTTCAGCGATCGACGAGCGGGTCGAGCAGATCAAGCCCGAACACCTGTGCACGCTCGTCTACACCTCCGGTACGACGGGCCGGCCCAAGGGCGTCCGGCTGCCGCACTCGGTGTGGACGTACGAAGGCGCCGCCGTGGAAGGGATCCGGGTGCTCAGCCCGGACGACCTGCAGTACCTGTGGCTGCCGCTGTCGCACGTCTTCGGTCAGGTGCTGCTCGCCGTACAGTTCCAGATCGGCTTCGCCACCGCGATCGACGGCCGGGTCGACAAGATCGTCGAGAACGCCGCGGTCGTGCAGCCGACGTTCATGGCCGCCGCGCCGCGCGTGTTCGAGAAGGCGCACGGCCGGATCGTCACGATGATGGAGGCCGACGGGGGAGCCAAGCTCAAGCTGTTCCACTGGGCCTTCGGCGTCGGGGCCGAGGTGTCGAAGCTGCGGCAGGCCGGCAAGGAGCCCAGCGGCGTACTGGCCGCGAAGTACTCGCTGGCCGACAAGCTCGTGCTGTCGAAGATCCGCGCCCGGTTCGGTGGGCGGATCCGCTTCTTCGTGTCCGGCTCGGCGGCCCTCGACAAGAAGCTCGCCGAGTGGTTCCACGCGGCCGGGCTGCTGATCCTCGAGGGCTACGGCCTGTCGGAGACCGCGGCCGGGTCGACGCTGAACCGGCCGGAGAACTACCGCCTCGGCAGCGTCGGGCCGATCTTCCCGGCGGCCGAGTTCAAGATCGCCGAGGACGGCGAGATCCTGATCAAGGGTCCCGGCGTGATGAGCGGGTACCACAACCTGCCCGACCAGACCGCCGAGGTGATCGACACCGACGGCTGGTTCCACACCGGCGACATCGGGCACTTCGAGGACGAGTTCCTCTTCATCACCGACCGCAAGAAGGACCTGTTCAAGACCTCCGGCGGCAAGTACGTCGCCCCGCAGGTGATCGAGGGCCGGTTCAAGATGATCTGCCCGTACGCCAGCCAGTTCCTCGTCCACGGCAGCCAGCGCAACTTCGTCAGCGCCCTGGTCACCCTCGACCCCGACGCCATCGTCGCCTGGGCCGAAGCCAACGGCCTGGCCGGCAAGTCGTACGCCGAGATCGCCGCCTCCGACGCGGCCCGGACGATGGTCCAGGGCTACGTCGACGAACTCAACGCCGGCCTCAACCGCTGGGAAACCATCAAGAAGTTCACCATCCTCGACCGGGACCTGACGGTCGAAGGCGGCGAGATGACCCCCAGCCTGAAGCTCAAGCGCAAACACGTCGAAACCCAGTACGGCGACCTCCTGGACAAGATGTACAACTAG
- a CDS encoding type II toxin-antitoxin system RelE/ParE family toxin, whose amino-acid sequence MEEYDVYVLDGCSKWMESLPTREYDALAARIDLLAEQGPATPRPTVDTIKGSRHQNMKELRCGKLRVLFAFDPQTQAVLLLGGSKQDRWTEWYLESIPVADDLYDEWLGNLRRDPGWADDPYGEGGKDA is encoded by the coding sequence ATGGAGGAGTACGACGTCTACGTCCTGGACGGCTGCAGCAAGTGGATGGAGTCGCTGCCCACCAGGGAGTACGACGCCTTGGCTGCTCGGATCGATCTGCTGGCTGAGCAGGGCCCGGCGACGCCGCGTCCGACGGTCGACACGATCAAAGGTTCGCGGCATCAGAACATGAAGGAACTGCGGTGCGGCAAGCTGCGGGTGCTGTTCGCCTTCGACCCACAGACCCAGGCAGTTCTGCTGCTGGGCGGCAGCAAGCAGGACCGCTGGACCGAGTGGTACCTGGAGAGCATCCCGGTCGCCGACGACCTCTACGACGAGTGGCTCGGCAACCTACGGCGAGATCCAGGCTGGGCAGACGATCCGTACGGTGAAGGAGGGAAGGACGCATGA
- a CDS encoding helix-turn-helix domain-containing protein, translating to MTHRKWKDVRAERIDGPEAEARVAVQREEALAEQRAYRLAELRQQHGVTQTQLAESMHVSQAAVSSIERGELTRSELSTIRKYVEALGGKLEIVADFGDERLVLG from the coding sequence ATGACACATCGGAAGTGGAAGGACGTGCGCGCCGAGCGCATCGACGGTCCCGAGGCTGAGGCGCGGGTTGCTGTTCAGCGTGAGGAGGCGCTGGCCGAGCAGCGGGCCTACCGGTTGGCGGAGCTTCGTCAACAGCACGGTGTCACGCAGACGCAGCTGGCCGAGTCGATGCACGTCAGTCAGGCCGCGGTCTCGTCGATCGAGCGTGGTGAGCTGACCAGGTCAGAGCTGAGCACCATCAGGAAGTACGTCGAAGCGCTGGGCGGCAAGCTCGAGATCGTCGCCGACTTCGGAGACGAGCGACTCGTCCTCGGCTGA